The genomic interval GCCCCCATGGCGAGCAGATTGCAGTTGTTCGCGGTCGTCGCCCGAAGCGCCGAGGGCACCGACTCGCAGACTGCGGCATGAACGTGCGGCACCTTGCTCGCGGCAACATGTATGCCCATACCCGAGCCGCAGAACGCGAGAGCCTTCTCGTACCGGCGCTCTGCGATCTGCGCGCCGAGCAGGAATCCGACGCGGTGGTACATCGGGGCATCATTCTGGGTGGGAGTCAGGTCGTGGACCGTCCAGCCGCGCTCCTGCAGGTGCTCCTTGACTGCCTCCTTCAGCGGGTAACCCGCGAAGTCGGCGCCGACGACCACGGTGCGATCCTTGGTCAGCTTCATGTTGCTCTCCCTTTCCAACGGAGTAGTCGAGTGAGGTGGCCGCGTTTGTCCCACTGATTCACGACGATGACCAGCAGCAGCACCCCACCCCAGATGAGTGGGCGGTAGAAGTTGCTGATGTTCGGGAAGGTGTTCAGCAGCGACGACAGCACCTGCAGCACCACCACCGCGAGCACCACCCCTGACAGTCGACCCGAACCGCCAGAGGGGTTCACCCCGCCGAGCACCACGATCAGCACGGCCAGCAGCGTGTACGTCGAGCCGTAGTCGGCCTTCGCGGAGTTGTAGTTGGCGAGCATCACCAGGCCGGCGAGCGACGCGTAGATGCCCGAGATCATGTAGGTGCGGATGATGAGGCTGGTGGTCTTCAGACCACTGAACTGCGCGGCCGTCTCGTTCGAGCCGAGCATGTAGAGCTTCGTCCCGAATGCGGTCTTGTACATGATCAGACCGATCACGACGGTCGCCACGACGAAGATGATCAACGGCATCGGGATGCCGACGATCCGGCTCGCCATCACCTGTGCGTACTCCGGTGGAAGGCCGCTGGTCGGCCTGCCACCGCTGACGATGACGGCGATGCCGGTGAACAGCTCGAACGTTCCCAGCGTGACCAGGATCGCGGGAATGCGCACCTTGGCCACCAGGACGCCGTTCAGGATGCCAGCGGCTGCACCGACCACGAGGGAGAACAGGATCGCTGCGATCATGGCCAGCTGACCGCTGCCCTGGTCGGACCCGGTCGGCGCGATCTGCAGCATGAGCAGTGCGCTTCCGATCGCCGTCATGTTCGCGATGCCGACTACCGAAAGGTCGATGCCGCCGATGATCATCGTCAGCATCACCCCCAGAGCCATGAGGCCGAACTCGGGGAACTGGATCGCCATCGACTGCCAGGTGGCCGCGCCGAAGAAGTTCTTGGGCTTCATGATCGCGAAGAACATGAGCAGCAGCACGAGGATCGCTGCCAGTCTGACCACGTGCTGATCCTGCAGGATGCGCAGCCGAGGACGTCGTGTCTGTGTTGTGTCGAACATCGTCCGGTCCCTTCTAGACCAGCGCCGCGCTGCGTCGGCGGGCACGTCTGGTGAGTTGGATGGCCGAGATGCCGGTTCCGATGATGATGAGCACGCCGAGCGCGAACCCCTGCCAGAACGTGGGCACACCGACGAGGATCATGCTGTTCTGCACGATGACGATCAGCACGGTGCCGAGCATCGCGCCCGTCAGAGTGCCGGTGCCACCGGTGATCGCCGTTCCGCCGAGGACGACGGCCGCGATGACCATCAGCTCCATCCCCAGCAGGTTGGTGGGATGCATCTGCCCCATT from Microbacterium sp. H1-D42 carries:
- a CDS encoding ABC transporter permease, which codes for MFDTTQTRRPRLRILQDQHVVRLAAILVLLLMFFAIMKPKNFFGAATWQSMAIQFPEFGLMALGVMLTMIIGGIDLSVVGIANMTAIGSALLMLQIAPTGSDQGSGQLAMIAAILFSLVVGAAAGILNGVLVAKVRIPAILVTLGTFELFTGIAVIVSGGRPTSGLPPEYAQVMASRIVGIPMPLIIFVVATVVIGLIMYKTAFGTKLYMLGSNETAAQFSGLKTTSLIIRTYMISGIYASLAGLVMLANYNSAKADYGSTYTLLAVLIVVLGGVNPSGGSGRLSGVVLAVVVLQVLSSLLNTFPNISNFYRPLIWGGVLLLVIVVNQWDKRGHLTRLLRWKGRAT
- a CDS encoding RpiB/LacA/LacB family sugar-phosphate isomerase, which translates into the protein MKLTKDRTVVVGADFAGYPLKEAVKEHLQERGWTVHDLTPTQNDAPMYHRVGFLLGAQIAERRYEKALAFCGSGMGIHVAASKVPHVHAAVCESVPSALRATTANNCNLLAMGAFYIAPRLGKAMADAFLDHEFGDGYEGWDGFAEYHRIGFDECESFDYDAYRDNGFQVVNPSEAVLGDEPRGLAF